The genomic segment GTCCACTTCTCAAATGAACAATTCAGAAAATCATAGTATCCTCCATGAACAAAAAGCAGTCCTTCCCTCACCTTGTCTTCTATCCAGGAATATGTTAGCAAGTTCAGTAGTGAGCGGTTTATGGATTCCTGCAACAAAATTCAATGGAATCCTGATGTTGAATATAATCCCTCCATTAACATAGTTTCCGGTAcagaattttgaaatgatgATCTAAGAAGAGAGTGCTGACCTTCTCACAGAGTCTGCATTGTTGATCAAAGCTAAGGTGGTTTGCCGCAGCTTCTGTTCTGGACTTGGCAACTTTCCCTGTTGTAACCCAGCTTTTGATAAAACTGCTCAGAACAAAAACAAGCTCCAATGAGAAACCATAGCAGGAAATTTACCATGAGTAATTAAGAGGAGTTATGTATCGTCACCTTGAGTCTCCATCGTCTCGCATGCTCATAAGGGTTTGAATTCCTCCACAGCAACTGTGACCAATGATTAATATGTTTTCAACCTACTGATGGCAAAAACCATTTTTATATCCAAATTAAGCAAGTACATGGTATATCAGAGACACAGACATGGACAAAAGTTTGCTTCTGATCTACATTTTGAATTCATTCAGATCACGCAGCCCATTCAGAAGCAAGTAAATCAATGCTTCACAGGGAAAACCATTAAATTTTGCATCGAATCCTCCATTGTTAATGAATAAGCCTCCCAATCTGTTTAGACAATGAatgcttcttcttctctttttatatgattatataggtggtgagcatgcCCTCCTCCAACTCAAACCTGTTAAATACTAGTACTAGAGTTTTTCAATGGAGCATTTCCTACATTTTAAATTAAGCAACAGACCCAAATTAGAAATAACCAGAATTAAGCTTCAtcatggaaaaggaaaagttgTTATGCCCGACAACTCAGCAGTTCCAACATGCATTGTTCATAAGCACATTCGAGGAAATTTTGTCGTACAGAAACAGAAAACGTGGTATGTATCTTGCAAATAATCACTTACTTCAAGAGTTTTTACTGCAAACTCAAGGGCAGCATTAGTTTCCGATGGTCCATTCTGGTGAACAGGAAAATAACGAACGGTGTTATATGTTGTGAAGAATAAGGCAGATTATATGCTTTCCATGCTTTGATATTTAGAAATCCATTAATGTCAGTTACAATTGAATATGATAAGGATATGGAGGAGAAGAGTTTTAGTAAAGTTAAGCACCATGGGCCAAATACCTCAAACGGAGGAACAAGATTTGCAACATTTCGAATCATGAAGGCCTCTCCAGGTCGAAATCCAAGAATCGTAGAAGGGCATACCCTGGAGTCTGCACAAGCAATTACCATGAACTGTTTTTGAACTTGTTAGTAATCGGTCAAGTTTGATAGACACAGTGAAACAGATAGTATCATACTAAAAACaggattatatatatagaaagcTTAGAAGAGAGTGATGGATAAGAGATAAAGAGAGTTCGCTTCTAACCTTGGGTGATTGAGCTTCTTTAAGGGTTTGAAAATGCTCCAATTCTTCCCTGCTTGAAAGGGAAAATTTACTAggcatacaaaaaaaataaccttttttttttcacatgaaggaaaacctcatTTACAATCAGACTGCTAAGTGGTACTTACAAAtatttgtgccttttaaaactCAGAAATCTCTGTTTCAACTCATCAAACAAGTCCACCCTGACACCAGAATTATTCACATTCTGCACTTCAGAGCCAGCAAATTCGTGTAGAGCAAGGGAATTGCTTGAAACCTCCAACTGTGAAACTGGGGGCCTCCTGTAGATGGAGAAGGCTATGATTAAAGTAGGCAATGCAAAACTGAAAATACCAGGAAATTTAATGGAAAGAAGAACTATCCTACTGTAAGCAAAAGTTATAGATGCATTGATGCTGGCCGTGGAATTTCATCAATTGAAATCATCATCCAGGTTTTCTATTTTACAGGAGGGAAATAGGTGGGAATGGGAAGgattggaaaaggaaaattggGTCCATATTAAATCAATCTAAAGCTTCAACGGTAGCAAAAATTTGCGGAATCAACTACTCTTTTGACGTATGGCACCGCCACCAACTGGCAACAAATAAGATGAAATTCTAAGAACACCAGTCCTCCTAGCAAGGTCCATATTGCTTCCGTTCTTTACAGAGCTAAACTGGTTAAAGTGACCAACTGCTGAAACTATACACTGATCGTTCGGTTCAATCGGTGCTTGGACTCTTAACTGGACCAAGCACTGAATTTTAACATCTAATGACTAATCTCTTAGAATAACCAGAAAAACAGATTTCAGAAGTCAGATACCTATTGATCTGGGGTGAAGACGATGATCTTGATTGGGTGTCATCCACATCATTCAATCTCATCTATCCAAGTATATCagttagaaagaaaaacagaaaaaatacGTACAACTTTTGCTGGGAAAAAGGACAAGCTGAAAAAGGAACGTACTGCCTTTGAACGAAGCCATTTCCTTGGGGAACTGCAAACAGAGTGATCAGTAAGATCAGAGAAATGTGAGCAATGAAAAGAGTCGACAGGTGCCCGCAATGGCCTTGTTGCTGATACAAGCAATCGAGCTTTGGATCCTGAATTTAACGTTTAGATGTCAGAAAATTAAACCTTCAATATAATCTGTTATCTCAATGTTTTCTAGGATAAAGATTATGCTTACGGATTAACCAGGCCATTTTTCTCCCGGCCTTTGTATTTACTACGGTTTAAACCACCTTAAGACACTTCATTGGCTTTTGTCTTTATTTCTCATAGGCATATCCATTGATCAGTTCTCCACATCATCTcgtaaaattattttccacTCAGTTTTTTTCTTCCAGGATTGCTGGCAGCTCGGATATCAAATACTAATATATTGGAAGATACTggtataatattaaataaataattgagagGGTGACGAAGACGTCCAAGGCATGCTTATCCAAACAAATCATACACCAATAGTTATCCAATCTTTATGGGATCTGAACAAGCAAAACCCTTCTTTTTCCCATTCGAAAACTTTGAAAATGCCAACTCAAAAACCAAAGTGAAAATGGTCCCCCTGTCCTTCAACTTCCGAGTTTATGGTCAACAGTCATGCAAAGCAACAAACTAGTGGCCTACATCCTTTCCCAAGCAACTGATGTTTGCGGTGAGCATATTGATAGATTTGGCGGTTTGGATCAAAaaggttatttatttttaaaaaattgattaaaattgattaagtataaaaggggTTCAAATtaactaaacataaaattagtttgattggtttgattttggatcaataaatcaaaattttattatttttttataaattatattattaaaacttataaactttatctataattataaaatatataaataatttaaacataaaaaaacatGCATTTATTCTTTCACTCACATAATTATGTCTTTTtacataaatcatcaaattaatatttgagaTTCAACAtaacaaaaagttaaaaaaaataaaattaacatccATAAGCATCCGAGCATTTGGTTCATTAGTTAATGTATAATCTCTCTATTTAAAGAGTAGGATTCGAATCCtctctttttcaattataaaa from the Theobroma cacao cultivar B97-61/B2 chromosome 8, Criollo_cocoa_genome_V2, whole genome shotgun sequence genome contains:
- the LOC18591799 gene encoding beta carbonic anhydrase 5, chloroplastic produces the protein MAWLIRSKARLLVSATRPLRAPVDSFHCSHFSDLTDHSVCSSPRKWLRSKAMRLNDVDDTQSRSSSSPQINRRPPVSQLEVSSNSLALHEFAGSEVQNVNNSGVRVDLFDELKQRFLSFKRHKYLEELEHFQTLKEAQSPKFMVIACADSRVCPSTILGFRPGEAFMIRNVANLVPPFENGPSETNAALEFAVKTLEVENILIIGHSCCGGIQTLMSMRDDGDSSFIKSWVTTGKVAKSRTEAAANHLSFDQQCRLCEKESINRSLLNLLTYSWIEDKVREGLLFVHGGYYDFLNCSFEKWTLDFKGSSGEEGARLLVKDQELWC